The DNA sequence ATAAATGCTTCATCGACCGAATAGATTTCAATATCGGTCGAGCATTCGGTTAAAATTGCCATCACGCGTGAGGACATATCTCCGTAGAGCGTGAAATTAGATGAATATACCTGTACCTTATTGCGTATTAAAATATCGCGGCACTCCCATGCTGGTTGGCCCATTTTAATGCCAAGTTTTTTTGCTTCATTTGAACGCGCAATAATGCAGGCATCGTTACTTGAAAGAACGACGACCGGCTTTCCATTCAATTTTGGATTAAAAACTCGTTCGCATGAGACAAAGAAATTATTGCAGTCGACGAGTGCAAAACGATTCATATTTTATTTACTTTATTAATGTATTGCATGATGCGGATATTTTCTTGATGTCCCCAAACATGCAAAGCATTTTCGGTTTTTTATACGCTGTGAATAACATTCGTCACGACGCCCCAGATTTCAAAATCGGCGTCTTTTTTTATCTCGATCGGTTTATAATTCGGATTTTCTGGTAACAACGTAATGATGTCTCCATGAAACTGAATTCTCTTTACCGTAAATTCGTCATTAATGCGAACAACTACAATTTTGTTATTAGTTGGCGTTAACGATCGATCAACAATTAAAATATCGTTTGAATGAATCCCAGCATTAATCATCGAATCTCCCATCACTTTAATAAAAAAGGTGGCAGTTGGATGCTTAATAAGCAATTCATTCAAATCCAATGAGCGTTCTACGAAGTTTTCAGCAGATGAGGGAAATCCTGCAGAAATGAGTGACTCTGCAAAAGGAATTTTTAGAGGATGTGAACTATCAGCAGAAAAAACGTAGATGATTTTTAAATTTTCTTTTATAGAATTATTTTGATTTATCATTTTATTAATAATGTATTTTTAAAATTCATACTTAATAATATTCTATATGGCGAATCAAGTAAAGAATAGTTTAGGGCCTAGCGGCCGGTGAAAAATTAGATCTGCAAAGCCGATATTCTAGTTGATCAACGATCCTAAATCTGTTACATTTCTTCTCATATTAATGAAATGTGCGCCGAGGTGGTGAAATTGGTAGACACGCAGCCTTGAGGTGGCTGTGGGAGAAATCCTGTAGGGGTTCGAATCCCCTCCTTGGCACCATCCTACGCTTATCCACGCCTTCCGGCTTGGCAAGCTACGTATGGCAGGACAATTTTCGGTTAGGCAGTTAGTTAAAATAACTGACTTTTTAAATAGAAAAATAATTAGTTGAGTAGCATTGAAAAAATTGCAGTGAAAGGACACTATGAACGCCTCGATGCGTAATATTTTGAGTACCAGTTTTATTGCATGGATTGCCGCGGCAATCTTGGGAATTATCTATCTCTTTACCTTTTCTGATGGCAGATTTAAACTGCGCGAAGATCGCGTTAAGTTTGGCATTGATCTTGTCGGCGGCACCTATATTACCCTAGAAGTACAAACCGAAAAAGCAATAGAGGTTGAGTTGGCCGATAAAGCGCAATCACTCATCAAAAAGATGGATGAAGCGCACATGGCAATTCCTGTTGCGCAATCGCAAGAGCAAGCGCAAATTGTTTGGAAATTTGATTCATTGCAATCGGCACAAGAAGCGGCGCAATTTGTTACAAAAAATGAACCCACCTTTGCCGTTAACGCTGCAGAAAACGTAGTAACTTTATCGATTAAAGAAGCGGCAGCAAAGCGCATTCGTGATTGGGCGGTACAAGGAAATATTGAAGTGCTTCGCACTCGTATCGATCGTTTGGGCGTAGGCGAAATTCCAATCGCATCTCAAGGTGATAAAAATATTGTTATAGAACTACCCAACGTGGATAATCCGCAACAAGCAAAAGCGATGATTGGCAAAGCGGCATTGCTCGAAATTAAACTTGTTGAGCGTTCAGGCGCTAGCAGAGAAGATATTCTTGATGCGTACGATGGCGATCTTCCAGAGGGAATGGAAATTCTTCCAGGAAAAGATGAACGAGACGGCAGACGTTGGTACTATTTGGTTCCAAAATATACTGATCTCACCGGCAGATTGCTTAAAGACGCGTATACTGGCTTTGGTGGGCAAACACAATCTGAAGTGGTTGTTCACTTCAAGTTTAACCCAGATGGCGGTGAGAAATTTTATGATCTGACAAGAAAAAATCATAATCGCCAGATCGCGCTTATTCTTGATGGAGAAGTAATTTCTGCACCTCGAATTTCAGTTCCTATCAGCACTGATGGCTATATTCATGGTAATTTTACCGCTGAATCTGCAAATGAACTTGCTATGCTTTTAAAATCTGGTGCATTCGTGGCTCCGGTTAAATTCGTTGAAGAGCGCCAAATTGGCCCTTCGCTTGGCCAAGAATCGATCAAGCAAGGTTTAATGGCCTGCTTAATTGGTATGGCACTTCTCTTGCTCTTTAGCGTGATTTTCTATAAAACGGCCGGCGTCTTTGCATTCCTTGCATTGATTTTTAACTTGCTTGTTATCTTGGTTGCACTTGCATGGCTTCGCGCAACGCTTACCTTGCCAGGTATTGCGGGTATGGTACTGACCGTTGGTATGGCGATCGACGCATCGATCCTTATTTATGAGAAAATTAAAGAAGAATTGGCGAATGGAACTGCATTGCGTAAAGCGGTGGATGTTGGGTTCTCCGATGCAATGGCAGTTATTTTAGATTCGAATATTACGACATTTTTAGTCGGTATTGTTCTTTATAAATTTGGTACCGGTCCAATCCAAGGATTTGCCGTAACGATGATGGTTGGTATTATTGCCACCTTGATTACCGGCTTATTCTTCTTGCGTTCAATTTTTAATTTTGTATTGTACGCTTTGGGTATTCAAAAACTTTCAATTTAGTATACTATTATCAGTAGCATAATGGCGACGTAGCTCAGCTGGTTAGAGCAGCGGAATCATAATCCGAAGGTCAGCGGTTCGAATCCGCTCGTCGCCACCAGTCTCCGCCTTAAGGCACTACGCCTGGC is a window from the Candidatus Babeliales bacterium genome containing:
- the umuD gene encoding translesion error-prone DNA polymerase V autoproteolytic subunit, giving the protein MINQNNSIKENLKIIYVFSADSSHPLKIPFAESLISAGFPSSAENFVERSLDLNELLIKHPTATFFIKVMGDSMINAGIHSNDILIVDRSLTPTNNKIVVVRINDEFTVKRIQFHGDIITLLPENPNYKPIEIKKDADFEIWGVVTNVIHSV
- the secD gene encoding protein translocase subunit SecD gives rise to the protein MNASMRNILSTSFIAWIAAAILGIIYLFTFSDGRFKLREDRVKFGIDLVGGTYITLEVQTEKAIEVELADKAQSLIKKMDEAHMAIPVAQSQEQAQIVWKFDSLQSAQEAAQFVTKNEPTFAVNAAENVVTLSIKEAAAKRIRDWAVQGNIEVLRTRIDRLGVGEIPIASQGDKNIVIELPNVDNPQQAKAMIGKAALLEIKLVERSGASREDILDAYDGDLPEGMEILPGKDERDGRRWYYLVPKYTDLTGRLLKDAYTGFGGQTQSEVVVHFKFNPDGGEKFYDLTRKNHNRQIALILDGEVISAPRISVPISTDGYIHGNFTAESANELAMLLKSGAFVAPVKFVEERQIGPSLGQESIKQGLMACLIGMALLLLFSVIFYKTAGVFAFLALIFNLLVILVALAWLRATLTLPGIAGMVLTVGMAIDASILIYEKIKEELANGTALRKAVDVGFSDAMAVILDSNITTFLVGIVLYKFGTGPIQGFAVTMMVGIIATLITGLFFLRSIFNFVLYALGIQKLSI